A single region of the Kwoniella botswanensis chromosome 1, complete sequence genome encodes:
- a CDS encoding 40S ribosomal protein S20: protein MAEYKDDLEKTGGAGAAKIHKIRITLTSRNVKPLEKFSTDLVNRAKDRDLKVKGPVRLPTKVLKHTTRKSPCGEGSKTWDRYEMRIHKRLIDLNSSADVVKQITSISLEPGVEVEVTIAA from the exons ATGGCCGAATACAAGGATGATCTCGAAAAGACCGGTGGTGCCGGTGCCGCCAAGATCCACAAGATCAGAATCACCTTGACCTCAAGGAACGTCAAGCCTTTGGAGAAAT TCTCCACCGACCTCGTTAACAGAGCCAAGGACAGAGATCTCAAAGTCAAAGGTCCCGTCAGACTTCCCACCAAGGTCTTGAAGCACACTACCAGAAAATC CCCTTGTGGTGAAGGTTCCAAGACTTGGGATCGATACGAGATGAGAATCCACAAGAGATTGATCGACTTGAACTCCTCTGCTGACGTTGTCAAGCAAATC ACCTCCATCTCCCTCGAACCCGGAGTCGAAGTTGAGGTTACCATCGCTGCTTAA